Proteins encoded together in one Salmo trutta chromosome 3, fSalTru1.1, whole genome shotgun sequence window:
- the LOC115187405 gene encoding acyl-CoA-binding domain-containing protein 7, with translation MSLQAEFERVADDVKKVKSRPSDQELLDMYGLYKQAIFGDINIDKPGMLDMKGKAKWEAWDSRKGMSKEDAMTAYIALAKEIISKY, from the exons GCAGAGTTTGAGCGAGTAGCAGATGATGTGAAGAAGGTGAAGTCCAGACCTTCAGACCAGGAGCTGCTGGACATGTATGGTCTGTATAAGCAGGCCATATTTGGAGACATCAACATTG ACAAACCAGGCATGTTAGACATGAAGGGAAAAGCCAAGTGGGAGGCCTGGGATTCTAGGAAAG GTATGTCCAAGGAGGATGCTATGACAGCTTACATCGCACTTGCTAAGGAGATCATCAGCAAATACTAA